In Patagioenas fasciata isolate bPatFas1 chromosome 18, bPatFas1.hap1, whole genome shotgun sequence, a genomic segment contains:
- the TMEM94 gene encoding transmembrane protein 94 isoform X2, producing the protein MDLKEKCQDEMTSSLGLTTKKALTILRDQLSALLEGHQKERKKVTSWKEVWRSSFLYHGNRCSCFHWPGASLMLLAVLLLLCCYGSQPQGSQGAEIVNALALFLLLLLDLFMIGRQERLKCREVERRLQTIIDKINDTLGKEVKWPDSMYPDLHMPYAPSWSLHWAYRDGHLVNLPVNLLVEGDVIALRPGQESFASLRGIKDDEHIVLEPGDLFPPFSPPPSPRGEVKKGPQNPQLYRLFRVLKTPIIDNVRWCLEMALSRPVTALDNERFTVQSVMLKYAVPVVLAGFLITNAVRFIFKAPGIASWQYSLLQLQVNGVLPILPLLFPVLWVLATAFGEARVLAQMSKASSTSLEMIRCIWSHFLCVLKGKSPTLSFTSSLLHSLGSVTVLCCVDKQGILSWPNPSPETVLFFSGKVEPPHDSHEDLTDELSTRSFCHPEMEDEPHERDALLSGPLADTVHMTNEQERNNWSSDAPKVPDAHAHRKPNSRSKHPSGSNVSFSKDTEGGEEEHAQVVADSEVLACEAEDFVCDYHLEMLSLSQDQQNPSCIQFDDSNWQMHLNSLKPLGLNVLLNLCNASVTERLCRFSDHLCNIALQETHNAVLPVHVPWGLCELARLIGFTPGAKDLFKQENYLALYRLPSDEMVKETILGKLSSITKRRPPLSHMINLFVKDTTTSTEQMFSHGTADIILEACTDFWDGTDIYPLSGSDRKKVLDFYQRACLSGYCSAFAYKPMHCALSSQLNGKCIELVQVPGQSAIFTCCDLPGTTPIKQSSRRNSWSSDEGIGEVMEKEDCIQALSGQIFMGMVSSQYQARLDIVRLIDGLVNACIRFVYFSLEDELKSKVFAEKMGLETGWNCHISLTPNGDVPGSEIPPSSPSHAGSLHDDLHQVSRDDVEGLLLMEEEGHSDLISFQPTDSDIPSFLEDCNRAKLPRGIHQVRPHLQNIDNVPLLVPLFTDCTPETMCEMIKIMQEYGEVTCCLGSSANLRNSCLFLQSDISIALDPLYPSRCSWETFGYTTSTTMTHISDELTPLQLSGQLNSLPCSMSFRQEESTSIIRLIEQARHATYGIRKCFLFLLQCQLTLVVIQFLSCLVQLPPILSTTDIVWLSCFCYPLLSISLLGKPPHSSIMTMATGKNLTAIPKKTQHYFLFCFLLKFSLTICSCLICFGFTLHESCKEVNATSLNLTACSSIMLHSNADGAPDWFGTFSNALLVAQKLTAGLIVLHTVFISITHVHRTKPLWKKSPLSNRWWTLTVAVVLLGQVAQTVLDLKLWENLNSSLTFNHVSISPVSWLLGFLSLVLVVIINEIVKLHEIRVRVRYQKRQKLQFETKLGMNSPF; encoded by the exons GATGAGATGACCTCGAGTTTGGGCCTTACCACAAAGAAAGCCCTCACGATCCTGAGAGACCAGTTGTCAGCACTGCTGGAGGGGCATCAGAAGGAACGGAAAAAAGTGACTTCATGGAAG GAGGTGTGGaggagcagttttctgtaccatggTAACCGTTGCTCCTGTTTCCACTGGCCTGGTGCATCTCTGATGCTTCTGGCAGTGctgttgctgctgtgctgctaCGGGAGCCAGCCCCAGGGAAG CCAAGGTGCTGAGATAGTTAATGCACTGGCGctgttcctccttctcctcttggaTCTCTTCATGATCGGGCGTCAAGAGAGGCTGAAGTGCAGAGAGGTGGAGAGGAGACTTCAAACAATCATTGATAAGATAAATG ATACACTTGGCAAAGAGGTGAAATGGCCAGACTCCATGTACCCCGACCTTCACATGCCTTATGCCCCATCCTGGTCCCTTCACTGGGCCTACAGGGATGGTCATCTTGTCAACCTGCCTGTGAACCTGTTAGTAGAAGGAGATGTCATCGCTTTGAGGCCAGGCCAGGAGTCATTTGCTTCTCTGAGAGGGATTAAG GACGATGAGCACATCGTTCTGGAGCCAGGAGATCTGTTTCCACCTTTCTCACCTCCGCCCTCCCCCAGGGGAGAAGTGAAGAAGGGACCTCAGAACCCTCAGCTGTATCGTCTCTTCCGTGTCTTGAAGACCCCAATAATTGATAATGTCAG gTGGTGTCTGGAAAtggctttgtcacgtcctgtgaCAGCCCTGGATAATGAGAGATTCACCGTACAGTCAGTGATGCTGAAATACGCAGTCCCTGTTGTACTG GCTGGCTTCCTGATCACCAATGCTGTGCGCTTCATTTTCAAAGCTCCTGGAATTGCTTCTTGGCAGTACAGTCTTCTTCAGCTACAG gTGAATGGTGTCCTACCCATCCTTCCATTGCTCTTTCCTGTCCTGTGGGTTCTTGCTACAGCCTTTGGAGAAGCCAGAGTCTTGGCCCAGATGAGCAAGGCCTCATCCACCTCACTG GAAATGATACGCTGTATCTGGAGCCACTTCCTCTGTGTTTTAAAAGGCAAATCCCCAACGCTGAGCTTCACTTCCAGCTTGCTCCACAGTCTGGGATCTGTCACT GTGCTCTGCTGTGTAGACAAGCAGGGGATTCTTTCCTGGCCAAACCCCAGCCCAGAGACAGTTCTGTTCTTCAGTGGGAAAGTGGAACCACCTCACGATAGCCATGAGGATCTGACTGATGAGCTCTCTACACGGTCTTTCTGCCATCCTGAGATGGAAGATGAG CCCCATGAAAGAGACGCTTTGCTCTCTGGCCCCCTGGCAGACACAGTCCACATGACAAATGAGCAGGAGAGGAACAACTGGTCTAGTGACGCTCCAAAGGTTCCCGACGCCCATGCCCACCGAAAGCCAAACAGCAGAAGCAAACATCCCTCTGGGTCCAATGTAAGCTTCAGCAAGGACACAGAGGGTGGAGAGGAGGAACATGCTCAG GTTGTTGCTGACAGCGAAGTGTTGGCTTGTGAGGCTGAAGACTTTGTGTGTGACTACCACCTGGAGATGCTTAGCCTGTCCCAAGACCAGCAAAACCCCTCCTGCATCCAGTTTGATGACTCCAACTGGCAGATGCACTTGAATTCCCTCAAGCCTCTGGGCCTGAACGTGCTGCTCAATCTCTGCAACGCCAGCGTGACAGAGCGTCTGTGCCGCTTCTCTGACCACCTCTGCAACATTGCCCTCCAGGAAACTCACAACGCCGTGCTGCCTGTCCACGTGCCCTGGGGCCTCTGTGAGCTTGCCAGGCTAATAG GTTTCACACCAGGTGCTAAAGATCTTTTCAAGCAGGAGAACTATTTGGCCTTGTACCGCTTGCCAAGTGATGAGATGGTTAAGGAAACAATCCTGGGGAAGCTTTCATCAATCACCAAGAGGAGACCACCCCTGAGCCACATGATTAACCTGTTCGTGAAGGACACCACGACCA GCACTGAGCAGATGTTTTCTCATGGGACAGCTGACATCATCCTCGAGGCCTGCACAGATTTTTGGGACGGTACTGATATCTACCCCCTCTCTGGCTCTGACAG GAAGAAGGTGTTAGATTTCTACCAGCGCGCCTGCCTCTCAGGATACTGCTCGGCCTTTGCGTACAAGCCAATGCATTGTGCCTTGTCCTCCCAGCTCAATGGCAAGTGCATAGAACTGGTGCAGGTCCCTGGGCAGAGCGCGATCTTCACATGCTGTGATCTCCCCGGAACCACCCCCATCAAACAGAGCAGTCGGAGGAATAGCTGGAGCTCAGATG AAGGGATTGGGGAAGTGATGGAGAAAGAAGACTGTATCCAGGCTCTGAGCGGACAGATCTTCATGGGAATGGTCTCATCTCAGTATCAGGCCCGTCTCGACATTGTCCGCCTCATTGATGGATTGGTCAATGCCTGCATTCGTTTTGTCTACTTCTCACTGGAAGATGAGCTCAAAAGCAAG GTATTTGCTGAGAAGATGGGTCTTGAGACTGGCTGGAATTGCCACATATCTTTAACGCCCAACGGTGATGTGCCTGGCTCAGAGATCCCTCCCTCTAGCCCCAGCCACGCTGGCTCTCTGCACGATGACCTACATCAGG TTTCTCGAGATGATGTGGAGGGGCTTCTGCTGATGGAAGAGGAAGGGCACTCGGATCTCATCAGCTTTCAGCCAACAGACAGCGATATCCCCAGTTTCCTGGAGGACTGTAACAGG gcCAAACTCCCACGGGGGATCCACcaggtgagacctcacctgcagAACATAGACAATGTGCCTTTGCTGGTGCCCCTCTTCACAGACTGCACTCCAGAGA CCATGTGTGAGATGATCAAGATCATGCAGGAGTATGGGGAGGTGACTTGTTGTCTGGGAAGCTCTGCCAACCTGCGGAACAGCTGCCTCTTCCTGCAGAGTGATATCAG TATAGCACTGGACCCTCTCTACCCATCTCGCTgctcctgggagacttttggctacaccaccagcaccaccatgACACACATCTCTGATGAGCTCACCCCGCTGCAGCTCTCAGGGCAGCTCAACAGCCTCCCTTGCTCCATGTCCTTCCGCCAAGAGGAGAGTACCAGCATCATCAGGCTGATAGAGCAG GCCAGGCATGCAACGTATGGGATCCGCAAGTGTTTCCTCTTCCTGCTGCAGTGCCAGCTGACCTTGGTTGTCATTCAG TTCCTCTCCTGCCTGGTGCAGCTGCCCCCCATCCTCAGCACCACAGACATTGTGTGGCTCTCCTGTTTCTGCTACCCACTGCTCAG CATCTCACTCCTGGGGAAgcctccccacagctccatcaTGACCATGGCAACAGGAAAAAACTTGACTGCCATTCCTAAGAAG ACTCAGCATTATTTCCTGTTCTGCTTCCTGCTGAAATTCAGCCTGACCATCTGCTCCTGTCTCATCTGCTTTGGGTTCACGCTGCACGAGTCCTGCAAAGAGGTGAATGCTACCAGCCTCAATCTCACAGCCTGCTCCTCCATCATGCTGCACAG CAATGCTGATGGGGCTCCTGACTGGTTTGGGACATTTTCCAATGCTCTTCTTGTAGCCCAGAAGCTCACAGCTGGCCTGATTGTTTTACACACAG TGTTCATATCCATCACCCACGTCCATCGCACCAAGCCGTTGTGGAAGAAGAGCCCCCTCTCCAACCGGTGGTGGACACTCACTGTGGCTGTTGT GTTGCTGGGGCAAGTGGCACAGACTGTGCTGGACCTGAAACTCTGGGAAAACCTCAATTCTTCATTGACCTTTAACCACGTGTCCATCTCTCCAGTCTCATGGCTCCTGGGTTTTctttccttggtccttgtggttATCATCAATGAGATTGTCAAGCTGCACGAAATCAG GGTCCGGGTCCGTTACCAAAAGCGACAGAAGTTGCAGTTTGAAACAAAGCTGGGAATGAATTCACCATTTTAA
- the TMEM94 gene encoding transmembrane protein 94 isoform X1 — protein MDLKEKCQDEMTSSLGLTTKKALTILRDQLSALLEGHQKERKKVTSWKEVWRSSFLYHGNRCSCFHWPGASLMLLAVLLLLCCYGSQPQGSQGAEIVNALALFLLLLLDLFMIGRQERLKCREVERRLQTIIDKINDTLGKEVKWPDSMYPDLHMPYAPSWSLHWAYRDGHLVNLPVNLLVEGDVIALRPGQESFASLRGIKDDEHIVLEPGDLFPPFSPPPSPRGEVKKGPQNPQLYRLFRVLKTPIIDNVRWCLEMALSRPVTALDNERFTVQSVMLKYAVPVVLAGFLITNAVRFIFKAPGIASWQYSLLQLQVNGVLPILPLLFPVLWVLATAFGEARVLAQMSKASSTSLLAKFSEDTLSSYTEMVSSQEMIRCIWSHFLCVLKGKSPTLSFTSSLLHSLGSVTVLCCVDKQGILSWPNPSPETVLFFSGKVEPPHDSHEDLTDELSTRSFCHPEMEDEPHERDALLSGPLADTVHMTNEQERNNWSSDAPKVPDAHAHRKPNSRSKHPSGSNVSFSKDTEGGEEEHAQVVADSEVLACEAEDFVCDYHLEMLSLSQDQQNPSCIQFDDSNWQMHLNSLKPLGLNVLLNLCNASVTERLCRFSDHLCNIALQETHNAVLPVHVPWGLCELARLIGFTPGAKDLFKQENYLALYRLPSDEMVKETILGKLSSITKRRPPLSHMINLFVKDTTTSTEQMFSHGTADIILEACTDFWDGTDIYPLSGSDRKKVLDFYQRACLSGYCSAFAYKPMHCALSSQLNGKCIELVQVPGQSAIFTCCDLPGTTPIKQSSRRNSWSSDEGIGEVMEKEDCIQALSGQIFMGMVSSQYQARLDIVRLIDGLVNACIRFVYFSLEDELKSKVFAEKMGLETGWNCHISLTPNGDVPGSEIPPSSPSHAGSLHDDLHQVSRDDVEGLLLMEEEGHSDLISFQPTDSDIPSFLEDCNRAKLPRGIHQVRPHLQNIDNVPLLVPLFTDCTPETMCEMIKIMQEYGEVTCCLGSSANLRNSCLFLQSDISIALDPLYPSRCSWETFGYTTSTTMTHISDELTPLQLSGQLNSLPCSMSFRQEESTSIIRLIEQARHATYGIRKCFLFLLQCQLTLVVIQFLSCLVQLPPILSTTDIVWLSCFCYPLLSISLLGKPPHSSIMTMATGKNLTAIPKKTQHYFLFCFLLKFSLTICSCLICFGFTLHESCKEVNATSLNLTACSSIMLHSNADGAPDWFGTFSNALLVAQKLTAGLIVLHTVFISITHVHRTKPLWKKSPLSNRWWTLTVAVVLLGQVAQTVLDLKLWENLNSSLTFNHVSISPVSWLLGFLSLVLVVIINEIVKLHEIRVRVRYQKRQKLQFETKLGMNSPF, from the exons GATGAGATGACCTCGAGTTTGGGCCTTACCACAAAGAAAGCCCTCACGATCCTGAGAGACCAGTTGTCAGCACTGCTGGAGGGGCATCAGAAGGAACGGAAAAAAGTGACTTCATGGAAG GAGGTGTGGaggagcagttttctgtaccatggTAACCGTTGCTCCTGTTTCCACTGGCCTGGTGCATCTCTGATGCTTCTGGCAGTGctgttgctgctgtgctgctaCGGGAGCCAGCCCCAGGGAAG CCAAGGTGCTGAGATAGTTAATGCACTGGCGctgttcctccttctcctcttggaTCTCTTCATGATCGGGCGTCAAGAGAGGCTGAAGTGCAGAGAGGTGGAGAGGAGACTTCAAACAATCATTGATAAGATAAATG ATACACTTGGCAAAGAGGTGAAATGGCCAGACTCCATGTACCCCGACCTTCACATGCCTTATGCCCCATCCTGGTCCCTTCACTGGGCCTACAGGGATGGTCATCTTGTCAACCTGCCTGTGAACCTGTTAGTAGAAGGAGATGTCATCGCTTTGAGGCCAGGCCAGGAGTCATTTGCTTCTCTGAGAGGGATTAAG GACGATGAGCACATCGTTCTGGAGCCAGGAGATCTGTTTCCACCTTTCTCACCTCCGCCCTCCCCCAGGGGAGAAGTGAAGAAGGGACCTCAGAACCCTCAGCTGTATCGTCTCTTCCGTGTCTTGAAGACCCCAATAATTGATAATGTCAG gTGGTGTCTGGAAAtggctttgtcacgtcctgtgaCAGCCCTGGATAATGAGAGATTCACCGTACAGTCAGTGATGCTGAAATACGCAGTCCCTGTTGTACTG GCTGGCTTCCTGATCACCAATGCTGTGCGCTTCATTTTCAAAGCTCCTGGAATTGCTTCTTGGCAGTACAGTCTTCTTCAGCTACAG gTGAATGGTGTCCTACCCATCCTTCCATTGCTCTTTCCTGTCCTGTGGGTTCTTGCTACAGCCTTTGGAGAAGCCAGAGTCTTGGCCCAGATGAGCAAGGCCTCATCCACCTCACTG CTTGCTAAGTTTTCAGAGGACACTCTCAGCAGCTACACAGAGATGGTATCTTCTCAG GAAATGATACGCTGTATCTGGAGCCACTTCCTCTGTGTTTTAAAAGGCAAATCCCCAACGCTGAGCTTCACTTCCAGCTTGCTCCACAGTCTGGGATCTGTCACT GTGCTCTGCTGTGTAGACAAGCAGGGGATTCTTTCCTGGCCAAACCCCAGCCCAGAGACAGTTCTGTTCTTCAGTGGGAAAGTGGAACCACCTCACGATAGCCATGAGGATCTGACTGATGAGCTCTCTACACGGTCTTTCTGCCATCCTGAGATGGAAGATGAG CCCCATGAAAGAGACGCTTTGCTCTCTGGCCCCCTGGCAGACACAGTCCACATGACAAATGAGCAGGAGAGGAACAACTGGTCTAGTGACGCTCCAAAGGTTCCCGACGCCCATGCCCACCGAAAGCCAAACAGCAGAAGCAAACATCCCTCTGGGTCCAATGTAAGCTTCAGCAAGGACACAGAGGGTGGAGAGGAGGAACATGCTCAG GTTGTTGCTGACAGCGAAGTGTTGGCTTGTGAGGCTGAAGACTTTGTGTGTGACTACCACCTGGAGATGCTTAGCCTGTCCCAAGACCAGCAAAACCCCTCCTGCATCCAGTTTGATGACTCCAACTGGCAGATGCACTTGAATTCCCTCAAGCCTCTGGGCCTGAACGTGCTGCTCAATCTCTGCAACGCCAGCGTGACAGAGCGTCTGTGCCGCTTCTCTGACCACCTCTGCAACATTGCCCTCCAGGAAACTCACAACGCCGTGCTGCCTGTCCACGTGCCCTGGGGCCTCTGTGAGCTTGCCAGGCTAATAG GTTTCACACCAGGTGCTAAAGATCTTTTCAAGCAGGAGAACTATTTGGCCTTGTACCGCTTGCCAAGTGATGAGATGGTTAAGGAAACAATCCTGGGGAAGCTTTCATCAATCACCAAGAGGAGACCACCCCTGAGCCACATGATTAACCTGTTCGTGAAGGACACCACGACCA GCACTGAGCAGATGTTTTCTCATGGGACAGCTGACATCATCCTCGAGGCCTGCACAGATTTTTGGGACGGTACTGATATCTACCCCCTCTCTGGCTCTGACAG GAAGAAGGTGTTAGATTTCTACCAGCGCGCCTGCCTCTCAGGATACTGCTCGGCCTTTGCGTACAAGCCAATGCATTGTGCCTTGTCCTCCCAGCTCAATGGCAAGTGCATAGAACTGGTGCAGGTCCCTGGGCAGAGCGCGATCTTCACATGCTGTGATCTCCCCGGAACCACCCCCATCAAACAGAGCAGTCGGAGGAATAGCTGGAGCTCAGATG AAGGGATTGGGGAAGTGATGGAGAAAGAAGACTGTATCCAGGCTCTGAGCGGACAGATCTTCATGGGAATGGTCTCATCTCAGTATCAGGCCCGTCTCGACATTGTCCGCCTCATTGATGGATTGGTCAATGCCTGCATTCGTTTTGTCTACTTCTCACTGGAAGATGAGCTCAAAAGCAAG GTATTTGCTGAGAAGATGGGTCTTGAGACTGGCTGGAATTGCCACATATCTTTAACGCCCAACGGTGATGTGCCTGGCTCAGAGATCCCTCCCTCTAGCCCCAGCCACGCTGGCTCTCTGCACGATGACCTACATCAGG TTTCTCGAGATGATGTGGAGGGGCTTCTGCTGATGGAAGAGGAAGGGCACTCGGATCTCATCAGCTTTCAGCCAACAGACAGCGATATCCCCAGTTTCCTGGAGGACTGTAACAGG gcCAAACTCCCACGGGGGATCCACcaggtgagacctcacctgcagAACATAGACAATGTGCCTTTGCTGGTGCCCCTCTTCACAGACTGCACTCCAGAGA CCATGTGTGAGATGATCAAGATCATGCAGGAGTATGGGGAGGTGACTTGTTGTCTGGGAAGCTCTGCCAACCTGCGGAACAGCTGCCTCTTCCTGCAGAGTGATATCAG TATAGCACTGGACCCTCTCTACCCATCTCGCTgctcctgggagacttttggctacaccaccagcaccaccatgACACACATCTCTGATGAGCTCACCCCGCTGCAGCTCTCAGGGCAGCTCAACAGCCTCCCTTGCTCCATGTCCTTCCGCCAAGAGGAGAGTACCAGCATCATCAGGCTGATAGAGCAG GCCAGGCATGCAACGTATGGGATCCGCAAGTGTTTCCTCTTCCTGCTGCAGTGCCAGCTGACCTTGGTTGTCATTCAG TTCCTCTCCTGCCTGGTGCAGCTGCCCCCCATCCTCAGCACCACAGACATTGTGTGGCTCTCCTGTTTCTGCTACCCACTGCTCAG CATCTCACTCCTGGGGAAgcctccccacagctccatcaTGACCATGGCAACAGGAAAAAACTTGACTGCCATTCCTAAGAAG ACTCAGCATTATTTCCTGTTCTGCTTCCTGCTGAAATTCAGCCTGACCATCTGCTCCTGTCTCATCTGCTTTGGGTTCACGCTGCACGAGTCCTGCAAAGAGGTGAATGCTACCAGCCTCAATCTCACAGCCTGCTCCTCCATCATGCTGCACAG CAATGCTGATGGGGCTCCTGACTGGTTTGGGACATTTTCCAATGCTCTTCTTGTAGCCCAGAAGCTCACAGCTGGCCTGATTGTTTTACACACAG TGTTCATATCCATCACCCACGTCCATCGCACCAAGCCGTTGTGGAAGAAGAGCCCCCTCTCCAACCGGTGGTGGACACTCACTGTGGCTGTTGT GTTGCTGGGGCAAGTGGCACAGACTGTGCTGGACCTGAAACTCTGGGAAAACCTCAATTCTTCATTGACCTTTAACCACGTGTCCATCTCTCCAGTCTCATGGCTCCTGGGTTTTctttccttggtccttgtggttATCATCAATGAGATTGTCAAGCTGCACGAAATCAG GGTCCGGGTCCGTTACCAAAAGCGACAGAAGTTGCAGTTTGAAACAAAGCTGGGAATGAATTCACCATTTTAA